AGTATCTGCACATCCCGCAGGGAGCCGTCACGATTGATTGCCACCAGCAGCCGCAGGCCGCCGTAGATGCCCTGGCTGCGAGCTTCGGCGGGATAGTTCTGGTTGCCGACGCGTTCTACCTTGCGGCGCCAGGCGTCCTTGTAGTAGGCGCCCTTGTCACGCATCGTGGAGGCGGCATTGATCCGATGCACGCGCGGACGCTTGGCGTACTGTTGCCGCTCTTCGGCAAGCTGGGCTTCCAGGCTGGCGATATCCTGGGACAGAGTGGACATGTCAAAGCGCTGGCGGGTCCTGGGTGCGTCCAGCGGGTCCGGCTGCGGCGGTGTGCGAACTGCGCGGTCAGGCGCGGGTGCGGTGGTGGTGACGATCTTTTCCGGCGCTTTGGGAGCCGGTGGCGGGGCAACCGGTTCCGCCGGGGACACCGGCTTTATCTCGCTGTCCTGAAACACGGCTTCTTCCGGCGTGCTGGGCGCAGCCTTGTCATCCAGACTGCCGCTGCCTTCCTGATCGAATTGCGCCAGGTAGTCGGCGTTCTCCGGCTTGGTCTCGGACGGCTGGCTGGCCAGCGTGATTTCCAGAGTTCGGGACAGTTCGCTGGGGCTGGGCAGATCGAAGGTGATACCGAGAATGACCAGGGCGTGCAGAATAGCCGCCAGGAACAGGGTGAATCCGAGGCGGTCCCTGGGCTCGATGCTCGGGGCGGCCGGCTGGGCAGCCGGTTGAGCGGGTGAAGGCGGCGTCGCTGCTGCTGTATTCATGCTATCCATAGGCTTTGGGGCGTACTGCAGCGCAGTCTGCCCCTGTCGAGCAAAAAAGTCTACGCACCGGCTCGCGCTTTGAGTTGTTGGGCAATGACATCCATCAGCTTGTTGCCGATATCGGTGTCATAGGCCGCATCGATCTCACGAATGCAGGTCGGGCTGGTGACGTTGATTTCTGTGAGGTAATCGCCGATCACATCCAGGCCGACGAACAGCAGGCCGCGACGACGTAATTCAGGGCCAATCTCGGCGGCAATCCAGCGGTCGCGTTCGGTCAGCGGACGCGCTTCGCCACGACCGCCAGCGGCCAGGTTGCCACGGGTTTCGCCGGCCTGCGGAATACGCGCCAGACAATAGGGCACAGGTTCGCCGTTCAGCATCAGGATGCGCTTGTCACCCTCCTTGATCTCGGGCAGGTAACGCTGGGCCATGATCTGTTGCTGACCATGTTCGGTCAGTGTCTCGATAATGACACTGATGTTGGGATCGTCCTGGCGAACGCGGAAGATCATCGAGCCGCCCATGCCGTCCAGCGGTTTGAGAATCACATCACGATGTTCGTTGATGAACGCACGCAATACATCGACGCGGCGTGACACTGTATTCGGCGGGCAGCACTGCGGGAACTGGGTGGCGAAGAGTTTTTCGTTGCAGTCACGCAGGCTGGCCGGACGGTTCACCACCAGCACGCCGGCACGCTCGGCGGCTTCGAGAATATGCGTGGCGTAGAGGAACTCATTGTCGAATGGCGGATCCTTGCGCATCAGCACCACGTCGAGTTGATCGAGCGGACCCTGTCGCATGTCGCCGAGCTGATACCAGCGCTGCGGGTCTGCGAACACCTCAAGCGGACGGCTGCAGGCCATGGCCTTGCCATCTTGCAGATACAGATCCTGTGGTTCCATGTAATGCAGTTCCCAGTCGCGCTGCTGTGCGGCCAGAAGCATGGCCAGGGAGCTGTCCTTCTTGTAGTGGATCGCGCTGATCGGATCCATGACGATGCCAATACGAATGCTCATGGTTAGGGTCGCTGTGGTGATTGAGAAGTAGCGCCAGTCTACCAAATTTGCTCAGGCCGGGATGCAAGATCGGGTCTGCTGCTGCGGCCATGCTGATTCCGGATTGGCTCAACAGGCCTTACTTGCAGTATGTCTCAGGTTTGAGAAGGGTTTATGGATTGCCTGACAAATCTATGTTAAAAGTAGCCGGAAATGGAATTGGCCGGTCTCAGCCGGGAACCAGACCACCTTGCAATTGACGTCGTTTATAACAAGGGCTGTGTTTATGGAAGAAAATTTCGAGAGCCTGAAAGTCATGGTGATTGATGACAGCAAGACTATTCGACGCACCGCGGAAACGCTGCTGAAGAAGGTCGGCTGCAACGTCATTACTGCCGTCGACGGCTTTGATGCCCTGGCTAAGATCGCTGACAACCACCCCGATATCATCTTTGTCGACATCATGATGCCCCGCCTTGATGGGTATCAGACCTGCGCGCTGATCAAGAACAACACTGCGTTCCGTGCCACGCCGGTAATCATGCTGTCTAGCAAGGACGGTCTGTTTGACAAGGCCAAGGGCCGTATCGTGGGCTCTGATCAGTACCTGACCAAGCCATTCAGCAAGGAAGAGCTGCTGGGCGCTATCCAGGCCCACGTTCCGCAGTCGGAAAAAAAGATGACCGGCGCAACGGGCACCTGACAGCTCGCCGACTCAATTTGAATATCCAGGGGGATAAATGGCTCGTATTCTAGTAGTTGATGATTCGCCGACCGAGTTGTACAAGCTCACCGGCATGTTGGAAAAACACGGTTTTGAAGTGCTCAAGGCGGAAAATGGCGCCGATGGTGTGGCCCTGGCGCGTCAGGAAAAACCTGATGCCGTATTGATGGATATCGTCATGCCGGGACTCAACGGCTTTCAGGCCACCCGCCAATTGACCAAGGATCCGGAAACCACGAATATTCCGGTGATCATAGTGACCACCAAAGATCAGGAAACCGACAAGGTCTGGGGCAAGCGCCAGGGGGCCAAGGATTACCTCACCAAGCCGGTCGAGGAAGCCATCCTGATTCGCACGGTGAAAGCGGTGCTCGAGACCTGACAGCATCCGCTTCACCGGTACATGACAACAGGGACGGTATGTCAGACACAACACATCCTTTCGATCTTCTCCAGCAGTTGGCGACCCGCTGTCGCCAGCGCGCTGCCGGGCTGCCGGCACAGCAGGCCGTGGCCGAGACATGGAGCGGTATCGGCTTCCGCCTGGCTGGCCAACCGATGGTGGCAGCCATGGGCGAAATCAGTGAAATTCTGCATGAGCCACGTTATACCGCGCTGCCCCGGGTCAAATCCTGGGTCAGAGGGGTTGCCAACGTGCGCGGCAGACTGCTGCCGATCATCGATCTGAGCCACTTCCTTGACGCACCTGCTACCACGCCGCGCAAACAGCGCCGGGTTCTGGTGCTCGACCGTGACGAGGTGTTTGTCGGCCTGTTGGTCGACGAGCTGTTCGGCATGCAGCATTTCCCAGTTGACAGCTTTACCACCTCGGTGCCTGACCTCGCGAAGGAACTCAGGCCATTTGTGGTGGGTGCTTATACCGGGGAGAGAATATCCATGATATTCAATTTCCGGGCATTGGCACGCGACCAGGCGTTTCTTGATGTAGCGATCTGATCGAGGCGGGGCGGGCCGGTGTTGCCGGTACGCAATTCAGGACTATAAGAAGCATGCGGTAGGCCAGGTAGGGGCCAGAAAATGAAAAAGCTTGATACCAACATACTGTCAACCTTGCGCAGCAATCGTACGATCAGTGGCCTGTTCGCGGTACTGATTCTGTCGTTGATTCTGCTGTTCATCAACTTCGTATATCTGAACGTTCAGAGTTCTTACGATACGGAATACATCGGTCACTCCGGCGAACTGCGAGTGCTGTCCCAGCAGATTTCCAAATCGGCGACGGAAGCTGCTACCGGTACCCCGGAAGCTTTCGGTCTGCTGCTTGCAGCCCGTAACGATTTCGAGCAACGTTGGGGCTACCTGGCCAATGGACGCGAGGAAACCGGCCTGCCGGCCACCCCGGATACGTTGCAGGAGCCACTGTCGCGAGTGCAAGCTGACTGGGACAAGCTGCGCGGTAATGCCGATGCCATTCTGAACAGCCAGAACACGGTACTGTCTCTGCATGAGGTAGCCGCGACGCTGTCCGATACCGTGCCGCAACTGCAGATCGAATACGAAGACGTGGTAGACGTGCTGATCGACAGTGGCGCTACGGCCGACCAGGTATCGGTCGCCCAGCGGCAGTCGCTGCTGGCCGAGCGGATTCTCGGGTCGGTGAACCGGGTATTGACCGGTGACGCCGATGCGGTATTGGCAGCGGACAGCTTCGGTCGTGACGCCGGCCTGTTCGGACGCGTGCTGCAGGGCATGCTGCAAGGCAATGATGTGATGAACATCAGTCAGGTAACCGATCCCGACGCGGTGAGCCGACTCAACGAAATCGCCGACCTGTTCAGCTTCGTGTCGGATTCGGTGGACCAGATCCTGCTGACCTCTCCGGAGCTGTATCAGGTGCGTCTGGCGGCGAACGACATCTTCACCGATTCCCAGGTGTTGCTGGACAACGTGTCGGATCTGTCCCAGGGGTTCGAGCAGCGCAGTGAGGCCCGCTGGGTGAATACCCTGCTGGGTTATATCCTGGGCATCGTCGCCCTGGGCAGCATTCTGCTGATCGGCTTGCAGATGACCCGCGAAACCCGCCAGCGTCTGGCCGAGACGGCTGCGACCAACGAACGTAACCAGGCCGCGATTCTGCGTCTGCTTGATGAAATCGCCGACCTCGCCGACGGTGACCTGACTGCCGAAGCGACGGTGACCGAGGACTTCACCGGGGCCATCGCCGATTCGATCAACTTCTCCATCGACCAGCTGCGCGCACTGGTGGAAACGATCAACCACACGGCCCTGCAGGTTTCTTCTGCCGCGCAGGAAACCCAGGGTACGGCGATGCATCTGGCCGAAGCCTCCGAACACCAGGCGCAGGAAATTGCCGGTGCCTCGGCGGCGGTCAACGAAATGGCGGTGTCCATCGACCAGGTATCGGCCAACGCCGCCGAATCGGCAGCGGTAGCCGAACGCTCGGTAGCCATCGCCAACAAGGGTAACGAAGTGGTGCAGAGCACCATTTCCGGCATGGACGTCATTCGCGAGCAGATCCAGGACACCTCCAAGCGCATCAAGCGTCTGGGTGAATCGTCCCAAGAGATCGGTGATATCGTGAGCCTGATCAACGACATTGCCGACCAGACCAACATCCTCGCGCTGAACGCTGCGATCCAGGCCTCCATGGCCGGTGATGCAGGCCGGGGCTTTGCGGTGGTAGCCGACGAAGTACAGCGTCTGGCGGAACGTTCCTCGGGTGCCACCAAGCAGATCGAAGCGCTGGTGAAAACCATTCAGACCGACACCAACGAAGCGGTTATCTCCATGGAGCAGACCACCTCCGAAGTGGTCAGCGGTGCGCGCCTGACCCAGGACGCGGGTGTTGCCCTGGAAGAGATCGAGAAGGTATCCACCAGCCTGGCAGCGTTGATCCAGAACATCTCCAACGCGGCGCGGCAGCAGGCCTCCTCGGCGGGTCATATCTCCAATACGATGAACGTCATCCAGGAAATTACCTCGCAGACCTCGGCAGGTACTACCACTACCGCACGCAGTATTGGCGAGCTGGCCAAACTGGCCGACAGCATGCGTCAGTCGGTGGAAGGCTTCACCTTGCCTGAGCAGGGCTGAGCGCAGCGGCGGCTGGAATGCCGCCGCGATAACAGCACAGCGGGAGTCGCACAGTGCACAGAACGCCACACTGGTCATTGGAGCAGTTGCCAGACATGGACGGAGCGCAGTTCCGTCAGTGGCAGGCGCTGCTGGAAACGCGTACGGGCGTGTGCGTCAGCGAACAGCGCCAGGTCTATCTGCAGACCAGTCTCGGCGCGCGCATGCGTGAGCTGGGTATGCGCGACTACCAGCTCTACTACGAATATGTTACCGAGGGCATCAGCGGCGCGTTGGAATGGTCAGCACTGGTCGAATGGCTGACGGTGCGCGAGACCAGCTTCATGCGACATCGCGCCTCCTTCGATTGTGTGGCGCAGTTTCTGGCACAACGTCAGTCAGCGGTCAGCGACCGACCGCTGCAATTCTGGAGTGTCGGTTGTGCCAGCGGGGAAGAAGCCTACTCCCTGGCCATCGTCATGGAACAGTCACTGGTGGCGAGTGGCCAGAAGCGGCGTGATTACGGCATCTGGGCGACGGATATCAGCCAGCATGCCCTCGATCAGGCCCGCAACGGCTGCTATCCAGACCGCCGACTGGGCGGTCTGGGCGAACGCGAGCGGGAACAGTGGCTGGAGCGCCTGCACAATGGACAATATCGGGTAGTGCCTGCGCTGCGCGACCGAGTGTGCTTCACTCGACTGAATATCCTGGAACTGGCCCAGGCTCCGATCCGGGACCTGGATATCATTTTTTGCCAGAATTTGCTCATCTACTTCCGACGCTGGCGCCGTCGTGACCTGCTCAACCAATTGGCAATGCGGTTGGCGCCGGGCGGCATACTGGTAATCGGACCGGGTGAAATAATGGACTGGAACAATTCCCTCCTGGAGCGGGTACCTGATGATCGGGTACAGGCTTACCGGCGTCGGGACAGCATGGAATGTCTGGAGTGACTATGGGTGATCGGCATGATTATGTCGCCCTCGACTGGGTCAAAGGCGAAATTTCCGAGACGCTGAATCAAGCGCGTCACGCCCTGGAAACCTTTGTGGAAAACCCCGAGGATACGACGCGCCTGCGTTTTTGCCTGACCTATATTCATCAGGTTCATGGCACATTGCAGATGGTGGAGTTCTACGGCGCGGCGCTGCTGGCCGAAGAAATGGAAAAGCTCGCCCAGGCCTTGATGCATGGCACCTGCCGCCGTGAAAACGAGGCGCTGGAAGTGCTGATGCAGGCGATCCTGCAGATGCCCGCCTACCTGGACCGGGTACAGAGTGGCCGACGTGATCTGCCGCTGCTG
Above is a genomic segment from Halopseudomonas litoralis containing:
- the gshB gene encoding glutathione synthase; amino-acid sequence: MSIRIGIVMDPISAIHYKKDSSLAMLLAAQQRDWELHYMEPQDLYLQDGKAMACSRPLEVFADPQRWYQLGDMRQGPLDQLDVVLMRKDPPFDNEFLYATHILEAAERAGVLVVNRPASLRDCNEKLFATQFPQCCPPNTVSRRVDVLRAFINEHRDVILKPLDGMGGSMIFRVRQDDPNISVIIETLTEHGQQQIMAQRYLPEIKEGDKRILMLNGEPVPYCLARIPQAGETRGNLAAGGRGEARPLTERDRWIAAEIGPELRRRGLLFVGLDVIGDYLTEINVTSPTCIREIDAAYDTDIGNKLMDVIAQQLKARAGA
- a CDS encoding energy transducer TonB — its product is MNTAAATPPSPAQPAAQPAAPSIEPRDRLGFTLFLAAILHALVILGITFDLPSPSELSRTLEITLASQPSETKPENADYLAQFDQEGSGSLDDKAAPSTPEEAVFQDSEIKPVSPAEPVAPPPAPKAPEKIVTTTAPAPDRAVRTPPQPDPLDAPRTRQRFDMSTLSQDIASLEAQLAEERQQYAKRPRVHRINAASTMRDKGAYYKDAWRRKVERVGNQNYPAEARSQGIYGGLRLLVAINRDGSLRDVQILESSGHQVLDNAALRIVRLAAPYAPFTGELMDIDVLEIIRTWRFEPGDRISSF
- a CDS encoding response regulator, producing MEENFESLKVMVIDDSKTIRRTAETLLKKVGCNVITAVDGFDALAKIADNHPDIIFVDIMMPRLDGYQTCALIKNNTAFRATPVIMLSSKDGLFDKAKGRIVGSDQYLTKPFSKEELLGAIQAHVPQSEKKMTGATGT
- a CDS encoding chemotaxis protein CheW, whose translation is MSDTTHPFDLLQQLATRCRQRAAGLPAQQAVAETWSGIGFRLAGQPMVAAMGEISEILHEPRYTALPRVKSWVRGVANVRGRLLPIIDLSHFLDAPATTPRKQRRVLVLDRDEVFVGLLVDELFGMQHFPVDSFTTSVPDLAKELRPFVVGAYTGERISMIFNFRALARDQAFLDVAI
- a CDS encoding CheR family methyltransferase yields the protein MDGAQFRQWQALLETRTGVCVSEQRQVYLQTSLGARMRELGMRDYQLYYEYVTEGISGALEWSALVEWLTVRETSFMRHRASFDCVAQFLAQRQSAVSDRPLQFWSVGCASGEEAYSLAIVMEQSLVASGQKRRDYGIWATDISQHALDQARNGCYPDRRLGGLGEREREQWLERLHNGQYRVVPALRDRVCFTRLNILELAQAPIRDLDIIFCQNLLIYFRRWRRRDLLNQLAMRLAPGGILVIGPGEIMDWNNSLLERVPDDRVQAYRRRDSMECLE
- the pilH gene encoding twitching motility response regulator PilH; translated protein: MARILVVDDSPTELYKLTGMLEKHGFEVLKAENGADGVALARQEKPDAVLMDIVMPGLNGFQATRQLTKDPETTNIPVIIVTTKDQETDKVWGKRQGAKDYLTKPVEEAILIRTVKAVLET
- a CDS encoding methyl-accepting chemotaxis protein, whose product is MKKLDTNILSTLRSNRTISGLFAVLILSLILLFINFVYLNVQSSYDTEYIGHSGELRVLSQQISKSATEAATGTPEAFGLLLAARNDFEQRWGYLANGREETGLPATPDTLQEPLSRVQADWDKLRGNADAILNSQNTVLSLHEVAATLSDTVPQLQIEYEDVVDVLIDSGATADQVSVAQRQSLLAERILGSVNRVLTGDADAVLAADSFGRDAGLFGRVLQGMLQGNDVMNISQVTDPDAVSRLNEIADLFSFVSDSVDQILLTSPELYQVRLAANDIFTDSQVLLDNVSDLSQGFEQRSEARWVNTLLGYILGIVALGSILLIGLQMTRETRQRLAETAATNERNQAAILRLLDEIADLADGDLTAEATVTEDFTGAIADSINFSIDQLRALVETINHTALQVSSAAQETQGTAMHLAEASEHQAQEIAGASAAVNEMAVSIDQVSANAAESAAVAERSVAIANKGNEVVQSTISGMDVIREQIQDTSKRIKRLGESSQEIGDIVSLINDIADQTNILALNAAIQASMAGDAGRGFAVVADEVQRLAERSSGATKQIEALVKTIQTDTNEAVISMEQTTSEVVSGARLTQDAGVALEEIEKVSTSLAALIQNISNAARQQASSAGHISNTMNVIQEITSQTSAGTTTTARSIGELAKLADSMRQSVEGFTLPEQG